TCTCACAATACTCAGTCCTTCTCCAATTAACAGTTAACATGAGATCTAGCTGGGTTAATCTGCAGCACAGCATTATGATTTACCTATGATCTTAAATATAGTATGACTGTTAAGGCCAACCTAAATTGCAGGCTGAGAACCTAGGAGCACATCAACACTTATACATGGTGTCACAAAGTTTGAATACACCTTTATTAATGTGAAATACCTGGGCAACATGAACTAAAATGACAATCACTGCATTTTGCAAAGTTTTCCCAAAATAAGAATTAATTCCAAGTGTATTTTGGTGGGTGTCAGGAAGCAGATAGTACTGCTCTGGTGCTGCCTGCAAAAGTACAGgttaaataaggaaaaagtgCTTTCTCCTGTCCTCCAGACTTGCCTCTGCAATTCCTGTATACAGTGAATAAGAGATGCCAGAAATGGCAGCTGAGTGACTGCCAGTAGGTCTGGTGCAGATCTTCGAGAGGCCCTTGCAGAGAACTTTatcctcctgctgcttcagtttgggtttttttgggagttACGTGAACAGTCTAGCCTAGAAATGTTTAGCCAGCTTAGGTTACAGTAGTGACCTTTTCCAAGCACAGTCATTCCGGTCAAATATAGATCATCTAGGGTTACTCTGTACAGCAATCGACTTAAATCAGAACTTGCATTCTTAAGGTGCTGCAGTGTGCAGGTTCAGCAACAATGTTTTGCTGTAGCTTTTCAGGGTGTTCCTGGCAGACGAAGCATCAGGGAGTGCTATGTAACACCCAGCCCTATTTCACCCTTACCGCTGGAATCTCCGTGCTCTCCAACGATCCATCCGTGGCAGCTCAGGGGGTGGATGCCCAGCCTTTCTCCCATGAGGTGGCGGAAACGGGCAGAGTCCAGATTGCAGCCACTACCAATAACACGGTTTTTGGGGAAGCCACTGATTTTCCAGGCCACATAGGTCAAAATATCCACTGTGAGGAGAACAGGGGCATAACAAGTGCCACTCATGAGCAGACTGATAATGAGGATAGTACCTTATGTTCATCTGTAAGCATTTTACCTGCATGCTGGTTGCATGGGACAGAGCACAaagcagtgcccatggccaggCACTGCAGTGGGCTAACATAAGGACTGTTTAATATAATGACTATTTTGAACAGTCTCTCGGCTCTGCCTTTATGCTATGCATGCAATTATCAGTGATCCTCTTGTGCTCAAGATAACTCCGTCTGAAAACCCAAGTTTATTCCTCAGAAGACCAAactgctgagcctggagagGGAAGATGACATTTTTTGCTATACAGAtgtcatagaatggtttgggttgaaaggaaccttaaagatcatttcaCTCCAACccgctgccatgggcagggacactttccacgagaccaggttgctcaaagctctatccagcctggccgtgaccatttccaggaatggggcatccagaACTTCCCTGggccacctgctccagtgtctcatcaccttcataataaagaatttcttccttatagcTAACCTACATCTACCTCTTCCAGTTAAAGCAGTTACCCcatgtcctatcactacatgcccttgtaaaaagtccacCTCTCTTTTAGACCCCTTTAGATACTGGAAGGTTCTCCAAGGTcgccctggagccttctcttccccagcacaaatattttctaaaagcCTGTGCACTAATGCCACCTTACTGAAGAAACACTATTCTCTAAGCCAAATCCTCTTATGGCAACACAAGACAAACCTGGGTTTGAGACAATAAGCAGCTTGCAGTCAGGACTGTATTTAACGATGTTGGGAATGATGAATTTGAAGATATTCACATTGCGCTGGACCAAGTTAAGGCGGCTCTCTCCTTCTTGCTGCCGGGCACCAGCAGTGACAATGACCAGCTTGGAGTGTGCAGTCACACTGTAATCTGCAGGCAAAAGGCTGTGTCAAACATGACCTCTTCCAACACATGGTTCAGAACAGCAGTTCTCACTTCCTTTCTGTACTGGGATCTCAAATTCTCAAGTTTGAGGGTGTAGCAATTCCCTGGTAATTGTTACCCTAGACTTTGCCTCTATAGAAAATGGCATTTCATTGTATGACTGTGGCTCCTGCCACAACACTGTAACCATATTGAGGCATGTTGATATTGTAACgcacagctgcaggcagtgataCTCCTTGCTTCTCAGCCACCAATGGGACTGGGGATAGCATTGGGATAGCATTCAGGGTAGGTGCTGTGTAGAAGAGGAAGAAGGCTCTGCCCTCATAACCTACTACCTGTAGGAACTGTAATTAAGGTATGAGCTGGTTAAGCCTTTACCCTACTCAAGGCTGCCACTAAAAGTTATCAGAATTAAGCAGTAATGAGTTCAGGGGTTAATTGGTCATGAAATAAAGTTCTCTAAGGTGCACAAGTACTTAAGAAATCCATCTTTCTGTACTGAGTAGTgaatcctggaaaaaaatctctagCTGGACTGGCCATAAGAAGGTTATCTTCTAAAATGTCAGCTGAATACTATATCCATGAGCTTTCCCCCCAACAGTTAGGGTGACTAGACTTGGCTGTCCAGTGTTAGACCTGAAGTGGCTACCTCCATTTAGAAACAATGAGCACATGAGAGCCAGCTACTTGCCTTTGCCAGAGACAATCTTTGGAGTTTTAAGGAAGAGGCTGCCATGCTGGAGATCCAGCATCTCTCCTCTGAGCTTGTCCTCAACGACATCAACAAGGGCAAGTTCATCAGCCAAGTCCTACAAGAGACCAAGAGCAATGGTGAGTTTGCTGCCTCTTTCAGCAAAGCCCCCAGTTTTCAAACAGTGAagttacaattattttaaaagctacttAAACAATTCTGCTCATCTCTAACACTTCACTTCTTCCCAGAGTCCTATTAGTCCCCTGggatgtggatattctcagctcagtaagagagaaagagaaaggttttctaaccaggcaagagcctgggaaacagttgggaaagaatgtaaataattctctaatctatcttgttattcacattgtttatgaatatgctctgccactgtgcatcatttactgcacaccaatggtgtgacatgtttttactctacaaccaatgaaattagtgttctcgatgttctctatatatagagtggtaaatttgaaataaagagagagctcattttcttagccttctgatctggagttctctgttcccatctTGCTCAACAGCGTCACTGGGATATCCACTTCCTTGAGTTCACTTTATACTTTTCATAACCACATTCTGCATGAAATAGTAGTACAATTAAACAGGACAATAACAAATAATTTAATAGCGATTCATATGCAACCTATTTGACAGCCAAGAAAAGCAAGCCTAATGTTAACCACAGCATTTTCAGTATGATAATTGAAGGCAGAAGACAAGTCATTCAGAGTGTCATGGACCAATTTTTCCAGACCACACTGCAAAGAATTATTCCATTTGTCTGCTCAAGACAAAACAAATCCTCAGTTCTCAATCTTTTTGTATATTTAGAGTGTTAAGCGAATTCCTACTTAGTAGGGAGTCTTCAAGTCCAACAAAGGTAAATGCAGCTCTTAAAATGGTACATTTTAATGATACATTCCATAAAGGACATTCTGTCTGATCCCGAGGCAAACTTCATCTATAAGAATTGTAGCTATTTGTCAATAGCTTGAAGACTGTTGCTTCATTTCAGGCCCAAAAAAGGATTGTATAACCAGAAGTTCATCGAATAAGGGCGACTATTTTTTTGCCTGTCCTTTAGGTGTCGggtttttctgctgcttcctcccaAGCCTGACACTTACCTTCATGAGGATGCTGATGGCACAGGCCATTCCCACTGCACCCACACCAACAACACTGATCTTATTTTCCGCATGGCTCTCCTGTTTGTGGACAGTGTGGATGAGCTGATCCTTGAGAGACATTGTACACtgctgaaaggaaagaaacagatcATTTCTCCAAGCTTTGGAGCTTTTACTGATGCCAGAATATTTGTATCCAGCAAGACAGACTTTATTCCAGGATGATAAGAAGATGGATACAAAACACATGAATAAAATGTCTGGCAATACTGTCTGTGTGCCACAAAATTATTGCAAAACTGAATTACTGATGACAGTCCTCTGTTAAAGCTCACCCTAGCTTTGCCTCAAATGCAGCCTGAGAGCCACTGATTATTTTACATGGCTGGTggcactccagcagcagcagtagaaTGTTCTAAATGACCATCCATATTACATTTAGGTACAGGAAGCCATTTTAGTACTTCTAAGCACAGCACAGTCTAGCAATCTCTGTTCTCTTACCCTGAAAAACTGCTATTCTGTGTCCTGAAGCCTTTCCAGAGCTGAAGCTGTGCAACACTTAGGCAAGCCCTATTTTAGCACAGCATGAGCCTCCACATCAACTTCATGAATTTGTTTTGAAGTGAAACTGCAGTTTTGAATTAAG
The window above is part of the Vidua macroura isolate BioBank_ID:100142 chromosome 6, ASM2450914v1, whole genome shotgun sequence genome. Proteins encoded here:
- the LOC128808942 gene encoding L-lactate dehydrogenase A chain produces the protein MSLKDQLIHTVHKQESHAENKISVVGVGAVGMACAISILMKDLADELALVDVVEDKLRGEMLDLQHGSLFLKTPKIVSGKDYSVTAHSKLVIVTAGARQQEGESRLNLVQRNVNIFKFIIPNIVKYSPDCKLLIVSNPVDILTYVAWKISGFPKNRVIGSGCNLDSARFRHLMGERLGIHPLSCHGWIVGEHGDSSVPVWSGVNVAGVSLKALHPDLGTDGDKEHWKEVHKQVVDSAYEVIKLKGYTSWAIGLSVGDLAESIMKNLRRVHPISTIVKGLHGIKEDVFLSVPCVLGSNGITDVVKMILKPEEEDKLRKSADTLWAIQKELQF